In one window of Halomarina pelagica DNA:
- a CDS encoding queuosine precursor transporter: MSRRSRADGLAVPLPALALVALFVTALVTAQLTASKVLSFALPFSLPVTGDALVLPGAALAYALTFFASDCVAELYGKRTAQAVVNVGFAMNLVLLALVWSTILAPAAPSSVPPEQFATVLGASTHVVAGSLLAYLVSQNWDVLVFHRLREWTDGDALWLRNVGSTATSQLLDTFVFVGVAFWLAPELLGGQSLPGGVLASLIVGQYLLKLLIAVVDTPFVYAVVGTVRARNARAEPALGD, from the coding sequence ATGAGTCGGCGTAGCCGCGCCGACGGGCTCGCGGTCCCCCTCCCGGCGCTCGCGCTCGTCGCGCTGTTCGTGACGGCGCTGGTCACCGCCCAGCTCACCGCCTCGAAGGTGCTCTCGTTCGCGCTCCCGTTCTCCCTGCCGGTGACGGGGGACGCGCTCGTCCTGCCGGGGGCGGCGCTGGCATACGCGCTCACGTTCTTCGCGAGCGACTGCGTCGCCGAACTGTACGGCAAGCGCACCGCGCAGGCGGTGGTCAACGTCGGCTTCGCGATGAACCTCGTCCTGCTCGCGCTGGTCTGGAGCACGATCCTCGCGCCCGCCGCGCCGTCGAGCGTTCCGCCCGAGCAGTTCGCCACCGTCCTGGGCGCGAGTACCCACGTCGTCGCGGGGAGCCTCCTCGCCTACCTCGTCAGCCAGAACTGGGACGTGCTCGTCTTCCACCGCCTCCGCGAGTGGACCGACGGCGACGCGCTCTGGCTGCGGAACGTCGGCTCGACCGCGACGAGTCAGTTGCTGGATACGTTCGTCTTCGTCGGCGTCGCCTTCTGGCTCGCCCCCGAACTCCTCGGCGGCCAGTCGCTCCCCGGCGGGGTCCTCGCGTCGCTGATCGTCGGCCAGTACCTCCTGAAGCTCCTCATCGCGGTCGTGGACACGCCGTTCGTCTACGCCGTCGTCGGGACGGTGCGCGCGCGAAACGCCCGCGCGGAACCCGCCCTCGGCGACTGA
- a CDS encoding ribbon-helix-helix domain-containing protein: MPKISVEIPKELLDDLDAHVGDDGKFVNRSDAIRASIRKTLDLLDDIDARHGRLEDDESA, encoded by the coding sequence ATGCCCAAGATAAGCGTCGAGATACCGAAGGAGCTGCTCGACGACCTCGACGCGCACGTCGGGGACGACGGGAAGTTCGTCAACCGCAGCGACGCCATCCGTGCCTCGATCCGCAAGACGCTCGACCTCCTCGACGACATCGACGCCCGTCACGGGCGGTTGGAGGACGATGAGTCGGCGTAG
- a CDS encoding DUF7474 family protein codes for MPRFRYPCPDCRSTNSLHDPDCRFDGTPWEDVEKAYVDILGVLAAGATTEGRLREAVDGPWDRVHSAALSRLRRDQRVRETPGGALELLSPAEYREEVAVPSEESLRTIYEHGSVPGCHDHAIFSLVAYYRSVGFSWQETRERVVDWLRESGTWARGGFEESSPEEIVDAKRHVYAQAYGWRQAAREAAAVIERSLG; via the coding sequence GTGCCGCGGTTTCGCTACCCCTGCCCGGACTGTCGCTCCACGAACAGCCTGCACGACCCGGACTGCCGGTTCGACGGGACGCCGTGGGAGGACGTCGAGAAGGCCTACGTCGACATCCTGGGCGTCCTCGCCGCCGGCGCGACGACGGAGGGACGCCTGCGCGAGGCGGTCGACGGCCCGTGGGATCGCGTCCACTCCGCCGCGTTGAGCCGACTGCGACGCGACCAGCGCGTTCGCGAGACGCCCGGCGGCGCGCTCGAACTGCTCTCGCCGGCCGAGTACCGGGAGGAGGTCGCCGTCCCCTCCGAGGAGTCGCTCCGGACCATCTACGAGCACGGGAGCGTGCCGGGCTGTCACGACCACGCGATCTTCTCGCTCGTGGCCTACTACCGCAGCGTCGGCTTCTCCTGGCAGGAGACCCGCGAGCGCGTCGTCGACTGGCTCAGGGAGAGCGGGACGTGGGCGCGCGGCGGGTTCGAGGAGTCCTCGCCCGAGGAGATCGTCGACGCGAAGCGACACGTCTACGCCCAGGCGTACGGCTGGCGGCAGGCCGCGCGCGAGGCCGCCGCCGTCATCGAGCGGAGTCTGGGCTGA
- a CDS encoding 23S rRNA (uridine(2552)-2'-O)-methyltransferase, protein MARKDDYYNRAKQQGYRSRAAYKLKQLNETAGLIQPGDTVVDLGAAPGGWLQVAAELAGEGGTVVGVDLQRVKPLDGVETVRGDMTEEETRERIREALDGREADVVLSDMAPNMSGEYSLDHARSVHLARMAFETARDLLAPGGDFVAKVFDGPDVRDLRRDVEREFDYVREVRPEASRKESSELYLVAKRRLTAPVRAGDELDVEVEDVGNEGDGIAKVEGFTVFVPGTEAGESVRVRVEDVKPRFAFATRID, encoded by the coding sequence ATGGCCCGGAAGGACGACTACTACAACCGCGCGAAGCAGCAGGGCTACCGCTCGCGCGCGGCCTACAAGCTGAAGCAGTTGAACGAGACGGCGGGGCTGATACAACCGGGCGACACGGTGGTCGACCTCGGGGCGGCACCCGGCGGGTGGCTACAGGTCGCCGCGGAACTCGCCGGGGAGGGGGGCACCGTCGTCGGCGTCGACCTCCAGCGGGTGAAGCCCCTCGACGGCGTCGAGACCGTCCGCGGGGACATGACCGAGGAGGAGACGCGCGAGCGGATCCGAGAGGCGCTCGACGGGCGGGAGGCGGACGTCGTGCTCTCGGACATGGCCCCGAACATGAGCGGCGAGTACTCGCTCGATCACGCCCGGTCGGTCCACCTCGCCCGGATGGCCTTCGAGACGGCCCGCGACCTCCTCGCGCCGGGCGGGGACTTCGTCGCCAAGGTGTTCGACGGCCCGGACGTGCGCGACCTCAGGCGCGACGTGGAGCGGGAGTTCGACTACGTCCGCGAGGTGCGCCCGGAGGCCTCGCGCAAGGAGTCCTCGGAACTCTACCTCGTCGCCAAGCGCCGGCTCACCGCGCCCGTCCGCGCCGGCGACGAACTCGACGTGGAGGTCGAGGACGTGGGGAACGAGGGCGACGGCATCGCCAAGGTCGAGGGGTTCACGGTGTTCGTCCCCGGCACCGAAGCGGGCGAGTCCGTCCGAGTCCGCGTCGAGGACGTGAAACCGCGCTTCGCGTTCGCGACGCGGATCGACTGA
- a CDS encoding DNA polymerase sliding clamp: MFKAIVSSGTLRAALDSVSVLVDECKIRLEDDGLTIRAVDPANVGMVDLSLSAAAFESYETDGGVIGVNLSRLEDIAKMAGADQLVQFKLDEETRKLHIQIEGLEYTLALIDPDSIRQEPDLPDLDLPATVVVEGRDIDRAVKAADMVSDHIALGVEADDEYFYVDAQGDTDDVHFELDREDLIDLTAGEARSLFSLDYLKEMNKALPKDGEVTVELGQEFPVKIHFDIAEGQGHVTYMLAPRIQSD; the protein is encoded by the coding sequence ATGTTCAAGGCTATCGTGAGTTCGGGGACGCTCCGGGCCGCGCTCGACTCGGTCAGCGTGCTGGTGGACGAGTGCAAGATCAGACTGGAGGACGACGGACTCACGATCAGGGCCGTCGATCCCGCCAACGTCGGGATGGTGGACCTCTCGCTGTCGGCGGCCGCCTTCGAGTCCTACGAAACCGACGGCGGCGTCATCGGCGTGAACCTCTCGCGGCTGGAGGACATCGCCAAGATGGCCGGCGCGGACCAGCTCGTCCAGTTCAAACTGGACGAGGAGACGCGCAAGCTCCACATCCAGATCGAGGGCCTCGAGTACACCCTCGCGCTCATCGATCCCGACTCCATCCGTCAGGAACCCGACCTCCCGGACCTCGACCTGCCGGCGACGGTCGTCGTCGAGGGACGCGACATCGACCGCGCCGTGAAGGCCGCCGACATGGTGAGCGACCACATCGCCCTCGGCGTCGAGGCGGACGACGAGTACTTCTACGTCGACGCGCAGGGCGACACCGACGACGTCCACTTCGAACTCGACCGCGAGGACCTCATCGACCTCACCGCGGGCGAGGCGCGCTCGCTGTTCAGCCTCGACTACCTCAAGGAGATGAACAAGGCGCTCCCCAAGGACGGGGAGGTGACCGTGGAACTCGGCCAGGAGTTCCCGGTGAAGATCCACTTCGACATCGCCGAGGGGCAGGGCCACGTCACGTACATGCTCGCCCCCCGCATCCAGAGCGACTGA